Proteins from a genomic interval of Lolium perenne isolate Kyuss_39 chromosome 1, Kyuss_2.0, whole genome shotgun sequence:
- the LOC127300108 gene encoding uncharacterized protein, with protein sequence MAKPRRSRFSFAGWGGCFGGKARGKVLAEEEYPVKLHIYDLSQGMARQLSTTGLGKPIDAIWHTGVVVYGKEYYFGGGIQQDNPRRTPYGTPVRVEDFGVTHVAKEAFEDFLLEIGPRYTPETYSILNNNCNHFSNEAVKFLVSSTVPAYILDQPKEAMNTPIGALILPMIQGLETTLRAGVAPQPSQFVPAPAAAMQTQPSSDKIQIQSKSVDADKTGDGKKTGDGNEIIPPTAQPTPEAEKQEQPSMNSVKSQSRSISADKTSIAKAMDDDSGIIPPTAQPDPTTAKQTEPTSDSIQIQTTEDESGVIIPPAVQPVAEAATVAQDPLVVAKNQVQEEIKLEFAAIMATGATKAGEAAALAMRRVMERHGLRRTAIVQ encoded by the exons ATGGCCAAGCCACGGCGGAGCAGATTCTCCTTTGCTGG GTGGGGCGGCTGCTTCGGAGGCAAAGCTCGGGGGAAGGTGCTAGCCGAG GAAGAGTACCCGGTGAAGCTCCACATCTACGATCTCAGCCAGGGGATGGCGCGGCAGCTCTCGACGACAGGCCTCGGCAAGCCTATCGACGCAATCTG GCATACAGGGGTGGTGGTTTATGGCAAAGAGTATTACTTTGGTGGAGGCATCCAACAAGATAACCCTAGAAGAACACCATACGGGACCCCTGTCCGAGTAGAAGATTTCGGGGTCACACATGTTGCCAAGGAGGCCTTTGAGGACTTCCTGCTGGAGATTGGGCCGCGCTACACTCCTGAGACCTATAGTATCCTCAACAACAACTGCAACCACTTCAGCAATGAGGCGGTGAAGTTCCTTGTTAGTTCCACGGTTCCAGCTTACATCCTCGACCAGCCTAAAGAAGCGATGAACACCCCGATTGGTGCCTTGATAC TGCCGATGATTCAGGGGCTGGAGACAACATTGAGAGCTGGAGTTGCTCCCCAGCCTTCCCAGTTTGTGCCTGCTCCTGCAGCAGCGATGCAAACACAGCCATCCTCAGATAAAATTCAGATCCAGTCGAAATCAGTCGATGCTGACAAAACAGGTGATGGCAAGAAAACTGGCGATGGCAATGAGATCATCCCACCTACGGCGCAACCTACTCCAGAAGCAGAGAAGCAGGAGCAACCTTCCATGAATAGCGTCAAGAGCCAGTCGAGATCAATCTCTGCTGACAAAACAAGCATTGCGAAAGCAATGGATGATGACAGCGGGATTATTCCACCAACAGCACAACCTGATCCGACAACAGCAAAGCAGACAGAACCTACCTCTGATAGCATTCAGATCCAGACAACGGAAGATGAAAGTGGGGTCATCATCCCACCCGCTGTGCAACCAGTAGCAGAAGCAGCAACGGTGGCACAGGACCCCCTCGTGGTGGCAAAGAACCAGGTGCAAGAAGAGATAAAGCTGGAGTTCGCAGCCATCATGGCGACAGGTGCCACAAAGGCCGGTGAGGCGGCGGCCCTCGCAATGCGGAGGGTCATGGAGCGGCACGGGCTGCGGCGCACCGCCATTGTGCAGTGA